DNA from Nitrospira sp.:
CCAGATTGGAAATGGAGAACGTGGCACCGCTGTATTCATGCGGCTGCAACCGCTTCTGCCTGGCCCGTTCTATAAGCGTCCTGGATTCAGATGAAATCTCGGCCAGCGTCTTCACGCCGCAATCACGAATGACGGGGGTGATCAACCCGTCCTCCATCCCGACGGCCACACCGATATCGATGCTGTCATACCGTCTGATCGCGTCGCCCGCAAAGGAGACGTTGATCTCCGGATGCCGCAGGAGCGCCAGCGCCGAGGCCTTGATGAGCAGGTCGGTGATGGAGGGATGGGTCTGGCGCTGTTCCTTGAATTGATCGCGGAATCGCTCCGCCTGCTCCATATCGATCTCGATGGTCAGGTAGAAGTGCGGAACCGGCGCCTTACTTTGGACCGTCGCCCTGGCGATGGCCTTCCGCATCTGGCTCAAGGGCTGATCGGTTCCGGCAGGAAGATCCTGCGTGGCGGGAGCCGACACATTCATGACATCTTCTTCGACGATCCGCCCACCGGGACCGCTGCCGGTTAAAGTAGCAAGGTCGACCCCCCGTTCGGCCGCCAAGGCCTTGGCCCGAGGGGAGGCAAGGGGCCTTGCTCCTGCTGCGCGGGAGGATGAAGCAGGGGCTGTCTCCGTCGTCTGCTTCGCAACAGGCTTCGTTGCCGCCCCGATCGACGGCGCGGCCGTGACGCCGTCGGTCAAGGCCGGCGTGATGTCTTCGTCGGCGCCGGCGATCACGGCGATCAACGTGCCGGATTGCACGGTGTCGCCGTCCCGCACCAGAATCTTGCGTAGGATGCCCGGCGCGAAGGCTTCCAGATCCATGACAGCCTTATCGGTTTCGATCTCGGCGATGACTTCGCCGGCCTGCACCGGATCACCCTCGTGTTTCTTCCAGGCCAGCAGGACCCCCTCTTCCATCGTATCCGTCAATTTTGGCATGACGACGCGACTAGCCATGGGTCCTCCTCACGGATGCCGATGATCTCTCACCGCCTGCGTACCACATGCTGCCTCCTCTCATCACTTTACACCACAAACCGATTTGACCGCTGCGACCACGCGCGGCACATCCGGAATGGCGGCATCTTCGAGAGGGCGACTGTAGGGCATCGGCACATCTTCGCCGGTCACGCGGACGATGGGGGCGTCCAAATAGTCGAATGCGGCATGATACAGGCTCTCGGCAATCTGGGCGCCCAACCCGCAAAATCGCCAGCCTTCCTCGACAATCACGAGCCGCCCGGTCTTCTTGACGGAGGCGACGATCGTCGGGAGGTCCAGAGGTTTGAGCGTGCGCGGATCGATGACCTCGACATCGAGCCCCTCTCGACTCAACTGCTCCGCAGCCTCCAGCGCCACCAGCAGCATCTTGGAATAGGCGACGACCGTGACGTCGTCCCCGGGCCGTTTGATATCGGCGACCCCGAGAGGAATCGTGTAGTCACCCTCCGCCACCTCACCCTTCGTGCCGTAGAGCAGTTGCGCCTCGATGAAGATGACGGGGTTCTGATCGCGGATCGCGCTCTTGAGCAGCCCCTTCGCATCATGTGGCAAGGCCGGCGCCACGACCTTCAAGCCAGGCACGTGGCAAAACCAGGCTTCCAGACTCTGCGAATGTTGCGCGCCCAACTGGTGCGCCGCGCTGCCGGGCCCGCGAATCACGAGCGGGACCGACAGTTGCCCTCCCGACATGTAGCGGATTTTGGAGGCATTGTTGACGATCTGATCGAGCGCCACGATGCCGAAGTTCATGGTCATCAGCTCGACGATCGGCTGCAATCCTGCCATGGCGGCGCCGATGGCCAGGCCGGTGAAGCCGGCTTCCGTGATCGGCGTATCGACCACCCGCTGCGGGCCGAATTCCTCGACGAATCCCTTGCTGACCTTGAAGGCCCCCTGGTAGTAGCCGACTTCCTCGCCGATCAGAAAGATGCGCTGGTCCCGGCGCATTTCTTCCCGCATGGCCTGGTTAAGGGCTTCTCGATAGGACAACAGCATGGATCCTGTTACTCCTCCGCCATCACATCATGATGCAACGTCGAGATATCCGGGAAGGGACTTTCGTCGGCAAACTTGACGGCGGCCGCGACGATGTCACTCACCTCTTGCTCAAGCTGTTTGAAATCCGATTCGGCGCAGAGGTTGTTTGCCAGGATCGTCTCCTTCAACAGCAGGAGCGGATCTCGCTTGCGATGCTCTTCGACTTCATCTTTTGTCCTGTAATGGCCATGGGACGGATCGGCCATCGAGTGGCCCATGAACCGGTAGGTCATCGCTTCGATGAAGAACGGCCCCTGCCCGGCGCGGACCTGCGCGACCACCTTCTGCATCAAAGACCGGACCGCCAGCACGTCCATGCCGTCCACGCGCTCTGCCGTGATGCCGTAGGAACGGGCTGCCTCCGCCACGTTCTCATAGAGCGCCACGGCCCGGTGCACCGGCGTGCCCATGCCGTAGCGGTTATTCTCGCAAATAAAGATGACGGGCAATTTCCACAGGGCCGCCAGGTTGAACGCTTCATGCGCTTGGCCGCTCGGCACAGCGCCTTCCCCGAAGAAACAGACGGTCACCAGGTCGAGCTGCTGATACTTGGTCGCAAAGGCCAGCCCTGCGGCCAGCGGAATGTGGCCGCCGACGATCGCGTATCCACCCATGAAGCGGTTGGCGAGATCCACCAAGTGCATCGAGCCGCCCTTGCCTTTACAGAGGCCGGTCGCCTTGCCGAACAGTTCGGCCATCACCTTGTTCGGATCAGATCCTCTGGCCAGACAATGCCCATGGTCGCGGTAGGCGCTGATCACGTAGTCGTCAGGCTGTAGGGCGGCGATGGCCCCCACGGCAATGGCTTCTTCACCGATGTAGAGATGGAGGAATCCGGCGATCTTGGCGAGGGCGTACATCTCCGCCGACTTTTCCTCGAACCGGCGGATCAGCAACATCTGGTGATACAGCGACAAGAGATCTTTTCTGTCCATGCCGGCCATTATGCATGGGCGCACCGAGCCACTCAACCCTGATATTCGGACAGCAAACTACGAAATGGAGGGAGGCGGAGAAACGAGGGAGGAAGCGGCTCAGGTACGAGATCGAGACCCGCACCTGAGCACAGACGTTATTTCACTTTGGAGAAATCGGCCTCGAACTGCATTTGCTGTCCGTCCTGCAACGTCACGATCACGGTCGTTTTGGCGTTGGGATCGAACGTATCGTATCCGAACCGGGCCGTGAAGCGAGAGCGGTATGCAGGACCTTGACCGTCGTTCTTTCTGCCCCGATCGGCCGGGCTGATATCCACCGGCCGGATATTCTTTCCCTTTTGCTGGAAGACAATCTCCGCCTTTTCCGCAAAGTATTCGTCGTCGCCGCAGAGCTGCACTTCCACTTCCATGTTCGGCATGTCCACGACCTTCTGGATGAATTCGTCGGGCATGCGAACCTCTTTTTTCTGTTTCTTCGATTCCGCCGCTTCCTGCCGGCCGAACGCTTCGAGCCGATAGCGCTTGGTGCGGAGGATCGCGCTCGCCCCGCACTGGTCCTTCTCCGGATCCGCCCCGACTCTGGTGGCCGTCGAGGCCTGTTGCAAGACCTTCTTGACGTCTTCCGGCGAATTGGCCTTTTCCATCGGCACCCGCCCGGCCTCCAGAGCCTTCTTGGCTTCTTCGGGAGACAACTTGACGTCGATCGCCCACGCCGCTCCACCGACTCCCCACACCATCACGCCAGCCAGCAACCAGACAATACCGTGCGACCGCCGCCGATCCGGAATCCGACTATTAGTGCGCATGACTACCTCCGTGACGCGTCACTGAACAATGGGGCGCATTGTAAAGCGATGGAGAAGATCTTTTCAATCTCGCGGGCCACATCCATCAGGGACTGAATCGTTCCCAGTTCGGATAGGGCTTGAGGGCATAGAGCGCCTCTATATCGACCGGACAAGCCATGCCGAACCGATGCAGCAGGTCGGCCACCATGCTCAGGGGAAGTCCCACGGCTGCGGTGTAATCGCCCTCGATCCGATCGATGAGCGCCCCCCCGGCCCCTTGAATGGAATAGGCCCCGGCCTTGCCCAAACTTTCTTCCGTGCGCAGATAGGTCGCCAAGGCCGCTTCGTTGAACGCCCTCATCGTGACCTGCACCGTCGCGATCCGGACATCGCAGAACCCGAGCTTGTGACTCACCAGCGCGACCGCCGTGAAAATTGTGTGGGTCCGGCCTGCCATCATCCGGAGCATGGCCTCGGCATCGACCAGGTCGAGGGGCTTTCCAAGCACCTCTGTCCTCAGGCTGATCAAGGTGTCGCTGCCCAGCACCACAGCCTCAGGAAATTGACCGGCGCAGGACCGGGCCTTGCCGGCCGCGAACTCTGCCGCCTGCCGGTCGGCTGCCAGATGCGGCACCACCTGTTCGACAAACGGCGGGGCCACGACCTCGAAGGGCAGGCCCAGGAGGGTCAACAATTCCTTCCGCCTCGGCGAGGTGGAGGCAAGGATGAGCTGCATAGGTCAGGAGACACAGGGCTGCGAGGGGTGAGTTTCGAATGGACTCATGGCGGCAAGGTCAAGATCCGCAACCATAAGATCGCGGCAAAATTCTTCGACGACACGTTCGACATCCGGCACGTTGCAGACCTGGAACATTTTTGCCCGCATCGCCGCTGCATGAGGGAATCCTTTGCAGTACCAGCCGAGATGTTTGCGAATGGATCGGAACCGTTCCAGTCCGGCAATGGCTTCATATTGTCGCGCATGGTCCAACATGACGTGCATTCGTTGAGCCACCGACACCTGAGGTTCCCATGTCGTGGCGGCTAGAGCGGACAAGTCGGCTTGTTCGTGCATCGCCCGCCGGGCCTGTTCCTTCTCCCGAAAAAACCAGGGCGCGCCCAAGGTCCCTCGTCCAACCAGCACGCCCTGCACCTGGCTCTCCGCGATACGTTTGACCGCATCCGCCAAGGTCTGAACATCTCCGTTTCCAAGTATCAACGTCTGGGTATCGCGCGCGAGCATGGCGGCCGCGGCAATGGCCGACCAATCGGCTGCTCCCCGGTACATCTGCTGCAAAGTCCGCCCATGCAACGTAATCGCCGCAGGACCTGTTTCCAGCAAATGTTCCACCCAGCGTTCGACGACGACACAATCGAACCCCAGCCGCGTTTTGATCGAGAGCGGAATAGACCGGCGCGGGACAACCGGCAGGCCGGTTCGATGGCGGTTCATTGCCTGAATAAGTTGGAGACGGACCGGCTTGAATCCCAGGGTCTCGATCGATTGGCCGGCTGCCCAATCGTCCAGCCCCTGCTTGGCGGCATGCACGATGGCATGCGCCAAATCGGGAGTCTTGATCAACGCCGCGCCTGAGCCGGAAGAAGCCACATTCTTCGAAGGGCAACCCATATTGATATCGAGCCCGTCGAACCCAAGTTCACAGACTACCTGCGCCGCGCGATAAAACTGGTCCGGATCCTTGCCGTAGAGTTGCGCCACGATCGGCCGTTCAGCTTCGCTGTAAATCAATGAGGATAGCAGATGTTCCGGGCCGCGACAGACATCGCCGACGTTGGTGAACTCTGTAAACGTGATGTCGGGCCGACCCTGAGCAGCCACGACGCGTCGGAAGGCCGCATCGGTCACGCCGTCCATCGGCGCCAGCGCGAGAATGGGCTGCGGAAGCCTGGACCAAAAGCTCATGCGCTCACCTCGGCCGATCCGATCGGTTCGTTCGCTGCACGATAGGCTGCGCGCAATTCCCCAGCCTCGTCCTCCACAGTCGTAGCGGCGGACGGACAACCGCTCGCCGCGAACTCAACGAATCGATCGACCTTCAGCAGGAAAAAGTCGTAGTCCTCCTGTTCCGGTCTCGGCTTCTCGAACCAGAAAGGAATGAACCGGTCTACCTTGATCTGCGCCTCCTCCAGCAGGCGACAGGTTTTGGGAAACATGTCCTTCAACTCACCACCCCAATGCAGCAGCTCATGGGGCAGGTAGGTCTCGCGGTAGCGGTTGAGGTCGTCGAGGGATCCGCCGAGCAGAGCAAGGTCTCCCGCCATCGGCATTGGGTCCGAGGAGGTCACGAAGGCCACATAGTCGTGATACTGTCGGCGTAACGTCTCCTGCTCATCCCTCGTCGGCCCATTCCTACCATCGGTGCATAACAAGACGCCCGAGCCATCCCGTTGTTGAGCACTGAGACCGGCGCTTTGATCCGACCAACGAACCTTCGAGGCAAAGCGGTCAACAAAGCCTCGGAACTCCCTCACGATCTCCGCCACTGGCTTGGTATCGACCTCCAGCGCAACGCCCTTCAACGACGTCAAACGGGGATGGGCCAACACCTGCGCCAACAGGTCGAACAGGACTTCCGGAATAGGAGCCCCATGGGCATCGATCCAGGCGGGCAAGGTCGCACCTTCCCCCGCACCAGTGGACCAGTTCTGGTTTGCGAATTCTGCGAGCCCTGCCACATGGATTTCGACCACGCGCTCCATTGGAAAGGCATCCAAAAACTCAGAGGCAAAGGCCTGCAACGTGTGTCGGCACCAGGCTCCCGTATAGCGATAGACGGTCCACAAGTGACCGATGTCCAACACCAAGCCGCAGGCCACCCGGTCGGTCACCGCTCGGAAAAAATCAGGAACGCCCAGAGACCCGCAGGCGAAGTAGGTCAGCGGAGGCATTTCTAACAATACCAGCGTGGTACCGTTCTCATGGCATCGCGCCTGTCGGTCCAACTGCTCCTGCAGAAAGGCCAGATTCTCTGCCGTCATCCTGGCCGACAGGTCCGTATACAACGGCGGTAGGTAGGTTCCGAACGCATACCCCGCCATGTGTTTGGTCGCACATTCGTGATTCAGCCAGGCACTCCCCAAGGCGGCGATCTGGGCACAGGCCTCAGCCACCCCCTGCCGCCCCGAGCAGCTCTGCTGAAAATCCGGCTGCGTGACCCACAGGCCTTCGCCATGGTAGGGCAGCTTGATGCCGGGAAGCTGCTGCCGAACCCATTGCATCGCGGAGGTCGTGGCCTTGAAGATTTCCAAATAGCCGGGGCGCAGGCCCTCATCGCGAAGGGTTTGGACGAGGTGAAACAAGTTCGGTGAATACACATCCACCGAGAGCCCCAGACCATGCACGGCGATCCGATTCGCACGTTGTGAGAATTCGCTTTGCATCATGTCGCGTTTGGCATATTTTGAAACAATCATAATGACTATGGTTGTTGTGCAGTCTAATCGCCTAACATCTTGCTTGACAAGGGAAGATGGGGAAGCTGATCCGACAGACCGATCTGGTATACTTCCTTTCGACGTGGGGGTCGCCGGGCCGAAACGTCAGCCCCTCGCACGGCGAGAAAGAGGCTTAAAATGATGACAAAGGCCGGCTACATGCTCCGCGACAGACCGTCCAATTCTTCGACCTCCATGGTGGCGCACATGATGACTCCCGGCGTCGTGCAAGTTCCCGGGGATGTCTCCGTGAGCGAAGCCGCGTTGCTCCTCGAACGGGAGCGGATCCCCTGCCTGCTGGTGAAAGACAGTGACACCACCTTCGGCATCATGACCTCCGGCGACATCGTAAAAAAAGTCGTCGCCCAGGGGTTGGAACCGCACGATATAGAGGTTCGAGCCATTATGTCGAAGCCCGTCCATTCCATCGAATACGATCAGATCCTCGACGAGGCCACCAGCTTGATGGCCTCGACCGGCGCCTCGCTCCTGATCGTCACGAAACAAAGCCAGCCGGTGGGCATCCTGACGGCGCGAGACCTCGCGCTGGCCCCGCGGCGATGTGAGACCTGCCTCCCCGCAACCGTCCGTGTGACGGACTGTGAAGGCGAAGGGGCGAAGCACGTCGCCACGATCCGACAACTCAGCCACGTGGGAGCCTTCATCGAAAGCCGTACCCTGCTCCTCCCCGGTACGACCGTCGTTCTCTCGTTCATCCTGCCGGGAGCAGACATGAGTTTTTCCCTGCGCGGCACTATTCTCAACAGCAGTTACGAGCCGGACCTTCCGGAAGACGGCGGAGTGGTCGGGACCAATCCAGGCGTCGACATTCAATTCGCGCCGTTACCGTCTTCCGACGAATCCAGGATTCGCGCGTGGGTGCTTCAAAATTTACCGCGCACGTCGGACCTCTCCTAAGCCTCCTTCGATGAATCTTTGCTTCATCAGATCCGGCTTGTTATGATTTCTTTCTCCGACGATAGACGTCCGGAGTACACCGTTCTATAAGGGATGATCGATGAAAAGCCCGGCGGCCCGCTCAAAACCCGCTCCGACCAAAGACGAAATCCTCGCGCAACTCAACAGCCTGCTCGACCGTCCGGACGACGACATCCAGGCGGCGCTCATGAAGGAAATTCTCATCGGCGTCCTCCGGCTGTCGGAGTCGCAGCTGGACGTCCTGGACCTGAAGATCGTCAATCGTGCGCTAAAAGAATTGCGGCATGCATTCAGAGTGTTTCAGGGCTATCGGCATCGGCTGAAGGTCAGCGTGTTCGGGTCTGCCCGCACTCCCGCCGACGATCCTAATTACCAACTGGCCTTCCAGTTCGCCAAACGGATGGTTGAAGAAGGCTACATGACGATTACCGGCGGCGCCGACGGCATCATGCGGGCGTCGCAGGAAGGAGCCGGCCGCGAGCACAGTTTCGGCGTCAATATCATGCTGCCCTTCGAACAGGGCGCCAACTCCGTCATAGCCGACGACCCCAAACTCGTGACCTTCAAATACTTTTTCACCCGCAAGCTCATGTTCCAAAAAGAATCGCACGCCATCGCCCTGTTCCCGGGCGGATTCGGCACCCATGACGAAGGGTTTGAGATCTTGACTCTCGTGCAAACAGGGAAGAGCGACCCGAAACCGATCGTCTGCCTGCAAGCCCCCGGGTGCGATTACTGGAATCACTGGAACCAGTTCATCACCGAACAGTTACTGAAACGGCACCTGATCAATGCCGAGGATCTTTCCCTCTTCGCCATCGTCGATAATGTGGAAGATGCCGTCACCGAGATCCGGACGTTTTATCGACGGTACCACTCGCTCCGATTCGTGGGTCGCCAGCTCGCTATCAGACTGAAAACCCCGTTGACCGAGGCGCAAGTCGAGGACGTGCAGCGGGAATTC
Protein-coding regions in this window:
- a CDS encoding Dihydrolipoamide acetyltransferase component of pyruvate dehydrogenase complex, with the translated sequence MASRVVMPKLTDTMEEGVLLAWKKHEGDPVQAGEVIAEIETDKAVMDLEAFAPGILRKILVRDGDTVQSGTLIAVIAGADEDITPALTDGVTAAPSIGAATKPVAKQTTETAPASSSRAAGARPLASPRAKALAAERGVDLATLTGSGPGGRIVEEDVMNVSAPATQDLPAGTDQPLSQMRKAIARATVQSKAPVPHFYLTIEIDMEQAERFRDQFKEQRQTHPSITDLLIKASALALLRHPEINVSFAGDAIRRYDSIDIGVAVGMEDGLITPVIRDCGVKTLAEISSESRTLIERARQKRLQPHEYSGATFSISNLGMFDVDNFIAVLMPPQAASIAVGAVRDVPVVTKGNVTVGRRMKVTLSCDHRAVDGLQGAQFLKEFKRVLEHPQELNGSATSR
- a CDS encoding Pyruvate dehydrogenase E1 component beta subunit; protein product: MLLSYREALNQAMREEMRRDQRIFLIGEEVGYYQGAFKVSKGFVEEFGPQRVVDTPITEAGFTGLAIGAAMAGLQPIVELMTMNFGIVALDQIVNNASKIRYMSGGQLSVPLVIRGPGSAAHQLGAQHSQSLEAWFCHVPGLKVVAPALPHDAKGLLKSAIRDQNPVIFIEAQLLYGTKGEVAEGDYTIPLGVADIKRPGDDVTVVAYSKMLLVALEAAEQLSREGLDVEVIDPRTLKPLDLPTIVASVKKTGRLVIVEEGWRFCGLGAQIAESLYHAAFDYLDAPIVRVTGEDVPMPYSRPLEDAAIPDVPRVVAAVKSVCGVK
- a CDS encoding Pyruvate dehydrogenase E1 component alpha subunit, with amino-acid sequence MAGMDRKDLLSLYHQMLLIRRFEEKSAEMYALAKIAGFLHLYIGEEAIAVGAIAALQPDDYVISAYRDHGHCLARGSDPNKVMAELFGKATGLCKGKGGSMHLVDLANRFMGGYAIVGGHIPLAAGLAFATKYQQLDLVTVCFFGEGAVPSGQAHEAFNLAALWKLPVIFICENNRYGMGTPVHRAVALYENVAEAARSYGITAERVDGMDVLAVRSLMQKVVAQVRAGQGPFFIEAMTYRFMGHSMADPSHGHYRTKDEVEEHRKRDPLLLLKETILANNLCAESDFKQLEQEVSDIVAAAVKFADESPFPDISTLHHDVMAEE
- a CDS encoding Septum formation protein Maf, with protein sequence MQLILASTSPRRKELLTLLGLPFEVVAPPFVEQVVPHLAADRQAAEFAAGKARSCAGQFPEAVVLGSDTLISLRTEVLGKPLDLVDAEAMLRMMAGRTHTIFTAVALVSHKLGFCDVRIATVQVTMRAFNEAALATYLRTEESLGKAGAYSIQGAGGALIDRIEGDYTAAVGLPLSMVADLLHRFGMACPVDIEALYALKPYPNWERFSP
- a CDS encoding tRNA-dihydrouridine synthase DusB: MSFWSRLPQPILALAPMDGVTDAAFRRVVAAQGRPDITFTEFTNVGDVCRGPEHLLSSLIYSEAERPIVAQLYGKDPDQFYRAAQVVCELGFDGLDINMGCPSKNVASSGSGAALIKTPDLAHAIVHAAKQGLDDWAAGQSIETLGFKPVRLQLIQAMNRHRTGLPVVPRRSIPLSIKTRLGFDCVVVERWVEHLLETGPAAITLHGRTLQQMYRGAADWSAIAAAAMLARDTQTLILGNGDVQTLADAVKRIAESQVQGVLVGRGTLGAPWFFREKEQARRAMHEQADLSALAATTWEPQVSVAQRMHVMLDHARQYEAIAGLERFRSIRKHLGWYCKGFPHAAAMRAKMFQVCNVPDVERVVEEFCRDLMVADLDLAAMSPFETHPSQPCVS
- a CDS encoding Decarboxylase family protein, coding for MKSPAARSKPAPTKDEILAQLNSLLDRPDDDIQAALMKEILIGVLRLSESQLDVLDLKIVNRALKELRHAFRVFQGYRHRLKVSVFGSARTPADDPNYQLAFQFAKRMVEEGYMTITGGADGIMRASQEGAGREHSFGVNIMLPFEQGANSVIADDPKLVTFKYFFTRKLMFQKESHAIALFPGGFGTHDEGFEILTLVQTGKSDPKPIVCLQAPGCDYWNHWNQFITEQLLKRHLINAEDLSLFAIVDNVEDAVTEIRTFYRRYHSLRFVGRQLAIRLKTPLTEAQVEDVQREFKDLLTEGTFEQRPSLPEEIDEPGLKDLARLTFSFNRRSAGRLRQLINHLNGLPAAA